TCTGTCTCCTGCTTTCTGGCTCTCCGCTTCCAGCGCCATCTTCGCTTCCGCCTGGGCGAGTAGTTCGTTGAGGAGCTTTTCGGCGTCGTCCGACGGGGCTTCGGTTGATTTCGTTGCGGGCGGGCGGGTGCCGCGGACGCGCCAGGCGACGAGTTCGCACACCGCCACGAACCCGAACCCCCAGAGCGCCATTGTGAGCGGAACGCGGGACCGGAGAGACGAACCGACTTGTTCGTCCGCGTCGGTGCTGCTGCGGGTCGCACTACCGGTTAGCCACAGGCCGGCGAGTTCTGCGAACAGCACCCCGATGAGCGCGAGAACGGCCGCGGTCAGGCCGCCGTGCAACAGGATGCGCTTCAGTACCGGGTGCATTTCGCCGCCCTCGTCGTCGAAAACTCGTTACCAGTAACATATCACGCGATTTTCTCTTAACTTGTCATACGCGGAATCACGGGAGGGCGCTGCATGTCTGTACTGCTCGTCGGCACTCTGGATACCAAAGGGGCCGAGTTCGCATATGTTCGCGATCGACTCCAAAGGGCCGGCGTTTCCGTGCTCGTAGCGGATGCCGGCGTACTGGCCCCGCCTGCATTCGTGCCGGATATTTCGCGCGAAGCTGTTTTTACCGCGGCCGGAACGAACCACGCGCAGGTTAAAACGGCCGCAGACCGGGGAAGGGCGGTCGAACTCGCCGCAAAGGGCGTTGCGAAACTCGCCGCGGACCTGCACAAGCGGGGGGAGCTTTCCGGCGTGCTGGGGCTGGGCGGGTCCGCGGGCACGACGATCGCCACCGCCGCGATGCGGGCGCTTCCGGTGGGGGTACCGAAGCTGATGGTCAGCACGCTCGCGAGCGGGCAGGTGCAGCACTACGTCGGCACGCGCGATGTGATGATGATGTACTCCGTCGTGGACATCGCCGGGCTGAACCGCATTAGTCGCGCGGTGCTCGACAACGCGGCCGACGCGATGGCAGGGATGGTTCGGGGGAAACCTACCCCGCCGTCCCCCTTCCCTTCAGGGAGGGGGGACGGCGGGGTAGGTTCTTCTTCCCTCGACAAACCGGTCATTGCGGCCACGATGTTCGGTGTCACGACGCCGTGCGTGGAGGCGGCGCGGAAGGTACTCGAATCGGCGGGCTACGAGGTGCTCGTGTTCCACGCGACCGGTACCGGCGGGCGCACGATGGAGGGGTTGATCCGCGACGGCCTCATCGCGGGCGTACTCGACATCACCACCACGGAACTCGCGGACGAACTGGCGGGCGGCGTGCTTTCCGTGGGACCGGATCGCCTGACGGCCGCCGCAATCATGGGCGTTCCGCAAGTCGTCTCACTCGGTGCGCTGGACATGGTGAACTTCGGCCCACGCGACACGGTACCCGAGCGCTACAAGCAGCGGTTATTCTACCAACACAACCCGACCGTCACGCTGATGCGCACCACGCCCGAAGAAATGGACCGATTGGGCAAGGACATCGCGGAGCGGACGAGTGCGGCGAGCGGACCGACGTGCGTGCTGGTCCCACTCAGGGGGGTGTCCGCGATCGATGCCGAGGGCAAGCCGTTCTGGTGGCCCGAAGCGGACGCGGCCCTCTTCCAGAGCGTGCGGAACTGGATCGCACCCTACGTGGAGTTGGTGGAACTCGATCAGCACATCAACGACCCGGCCTTCGCGGAAGCCTGCGCGCGGAAGCTGTTGGAACTCATACAGAAGAATTAGCCGCAGATAAACGCCGATAAAAGGCACGATCCGAACCGCAAGAATATCAATCGAGAGTGATTTTGGTTGGCTTGCGAGATCACGTTGTTTGGTCAAGTTGCTGTTGTTTGATCGTGCCTTTTATCGGCGTTTACCTGCGGCTGCTTTCCCTCACTCGCTCGGCAGCGCCTTGCCCTGGAAGCTCTTGATCCCGTTACGATTGAGCGACACGACCTTGAACCGGAACCCGGGATTCATTTCTTTGTCGCCGACCAGTTCGGTCGTCAGATCACCGTCCTTGACATCTGAGAGAAACTTGAACGAACTCCCTCGCCACGTTCCAACGAGAAGCAGTTCTTTTGTGAAGTCGACTTTGGGTGGGTCTTTGATGCCCCACGCGGCGGCGAGGCGCTCCCATTCTTTCTGGGAGAGGATCACGCTGGTGCCGGGTATCACTTTGAGCTGATCGATGTCAGCGACTGAACTCGAGAGGTCGACAGTGGGAGTCGGCTTCGGCTCCTCCGCGCACCCGGGGGTGCTCGGAAAGGACGAAACAACGAGTGCCGCGAACGCGGCGAACGTGAGCAGGCGGTTCATTCGGTGCCCCTCGTGGTGTGCGGGCGACAACGCGGCCGAAGAACAGGCCGCATTTTTCGCGCCAACTTCCGCATTCACGAGAGAACGTCTCATCGAGAGGGAGACACAAACAGCGGGTCAGGGACCAGTGGGGAGCCGGAGCTGGCGGAACGTGTCTTCGTAAGTCGTTTCGAGGGGTAGCGGAATACACGGGCCGTGTAGGAGCCACAAGGGTGCGGTCGGGAGTGGGGCACCGAGGGTTTGACCCTCCCGCCAAACGGTGAGTTGCGCGCTACCGTTCTTGCCCGTGGGTCGGTAGGCCGTTACGTACAATCGTTCGCCCCACGTCGTGACACCGGGACTAATTCGGGCCATCAGATCGTCGTGGAGATTGGCGGTTCGCGCCGTCACGACGTCCACAATGACCACCCCGACGCCGCTCTGAAGGTACGTTTCGCACTTCGCAACGAAGGCGTCGCGCGCCTCCGGTCGGTCCTTGTTCCCTTCGCTCACCAGTTCAATTGCGGCCGCGAGGTAGCGCCCGTCACGGGAACCGTAGACCAGCACCTCGGTCGCGTGTTCGCTCAGCTCGAACGGTACGGTTGTCGTTCCTCCAGACGGTTGCCACTCCGCGGCTTGTGCGTGCGCCGGTGCCGCGTGGCGCGCGTTCCCGAACGTGGTGATATCAATTTCGATCGTCGTTTGTACATTCGGTAAGGCTCGAAACCCTTCGGGAAGGAGTGGGTTCAGAGCGAAGGCAATGGCAGTTGCCCAGGCACTGTGAAAAGGAGGTCAGTTCACGGTTTGTTGGGGGCTAGCAGTGTTTCGAGGGCGGGATAGGAAATCCCCAACCCGTCGTCGACGCAACCTCAAGGCAGGACGAGCCATGCCGACGCCCCGCTTCACGCCCGAGGAACTCCGCCAACTCCACGACCTCGCCCGGCAGTGGGCCAAGATCGTCTCCAAGCGGGCCTTCGGCGACGACGGCCCCGGACTCGACGTGGACTTCCGAGCCATGGAGCAGATCGCCACCGCCGCGGCCCGGGGACTCACCGAGGGCACACTCGAACTGCTGCTCCAACAGCAGGCCGACAAGCTCTCCACCGAACAGCCGTGTCCGGCGTGCGGCACGCTCTGTCCCACGACGCCGCACACCCGACCGCTCACCGCGGACGGAGCCGAGGTCGAGCAGACGGAACGCAAGGCCCACTGTCCCGACTGCCGCCGGGACTTTTTCCCCCCTGCGGACGGCTCTGGGCCTGGATGAGCACGGGTACAGTTCCTCCGTCCTCGAGCGTATCGTCACCGCCGCCGCCCGGTTCGCGTCGTTCCGCGATGCCACCTTCGCCGTGCAGATGTCGCGGGTCGGCATCAGCGAGAGCCAGGTCCGCCGGCTGGCCCACAAGGTCGGGGCGGAACTGGTCGCCGAACGGGACCGGAAGGCGGTCGAGCACCGCCGCCGGCAACTGGCCTCGCGGACGGGGGTGGTTCCCGAGGTCGTCGTGGTGGAGGTCGATGGGGGGCGCATCCGTACCCGCGCGGCGGGGGCGGCCCCTGGTGTCCACGAAGCCCAGAACAAGGAGGACAAGATCGCCGGTCTGGCCACGTTGAAGGGTCCGACGTTCGCCGCCGACCCGTGCCCCGAACCGCCGGAGTCGTTCCTCTGCCCCCGCCGGGTGCAACGTCTGGTGAGCCAGATGAAGGGGCACTCGGGTCGGGACGATACCCAAGAAACCCCGGACGAATCGACCACGGCCGGAGTCGAGCCGATCGCGACCGGGTCGGCCGGGCGGTGGTCACCGGAGAAGTTGGTGCGGACGTGTGTGGCGAGCCTGGGATCGAGTTGTTCGTTCGGCCCGTTGGTGGCGGCGGAGGCCCAAGAGCGGCACTTCTACGAGGCGAGGCGCCGGGCGTTCGTGGCCGACGGGGCGGCGTACAACTGGTCGATCCACGAGGGGTACTTCCGGGACTTCGAGCCGGTCGTGGACCTGTTGCACGTGCTGTGCTACGTGTACTCGTCGGCGCGTGCGGTGGGCGGGGACGAGTCGGGCGGGTGGCGACAGTACGAGGCGTGGATGCGTTCGTGTTGGAAGGGCCGGGTCGCCGAGGTGCTGGTGGAGTTGGACGGGTGGCACGAACGCCTGGGAGAGTCGCCGGCGGGTGAGGCAAGGACGGCGGAGGACCGCCGTGACCCACGTCGGTTGGTGGCCGAGGCGAGGTGCTACCTGAGGAACAACGAGAAGCGGATGGACTACCCGAGATACCGGCGTGAGGGGTTGCCGACGACGAGCAGCCTGGTGGAGTCGCTGGTGGGTGAGTTCAGCGCTCGTGTGAAAGGGAAGCAGAAGCACTGGAACCGCCCGGACGGGGCCGAATCCATCCTGCAACTCCGGGCGGCCGTTCTGAGCGAGGACGATCGCTTGAGTCGGTACTTCACTGACCGATCCGGAAGCCCGTTCCGGAAACGGCAGCCAGTGGAGAAAGACGACACCCCAAACACGCAAACCGCGGCGTGACCTCTGTGAAAAGGGTGCCATTGTAATTCTTGGTGCAACCAGCCGTGGAAGTGGTCGCGCAGGGGCATTGGCGTTCCTCCAAGTTCGGGCCGTCTTCCAGTATACCGCGGAGCGGTTTTTCCGCTCGCCCGTTGCCGCGACGCTCACGCTGCCGGACAATGCCGCAAACCTTTCCCAACGGAGATTCACATGAAACTCGGGATGAACCTGCTCCTCTGGACCGGCCAAGTGACCGCCGAGCACTTCCCGCTGCTCGCCAAACTCAAGGCCGCCGGGTTCGACGGCGTTGAACTGCCGGTGTTCGGGGGCACCCCGGGCGACTACAAGCCCGTTCGCGCCGAACTCGACAAGCTCGGACTGAAGTGTACCACCGTCACCATTCTGACGAAGGAAACGAACGCCATCAGTCCCGACGCGGCCACGCGGCAGAAGGCCGTGGAGTGGCTGAAGACCGTGGTCGAGATCAACCACGTTCTCGGAGCGGAAACGGTGTGCGGGCCGTACCACTCGGCCATCGGCGAGTTCTCCGGAACCGGGCCGACCGGGGACGAGAAGAAGCGCTCCGCTGATGTACTCCGGCAGGTCGCGGAGTTCGCGAAGCAGGCGAACCTGATGATGGCGGTCGAGTACCTCAACCGCTTCGAGTGTTATCTCATCACCACCGCGGCGCAGGCCGTCGAGTTGGTGAAGATGGTGGACCACCCGAACCTCCGCACGATGTACGACAGTTTCCACGCCCACATCGAGGAAAAAGACCCGGCCGCGGCGATCCGCACGATCGCGCCGGTACTGGCCCACGTTCACATCAGCGAGAACGACCGCGGGACGCCCGGCAGCGGGCAGGTGAACTGGGACGACACGTTCGGCACGCTCGCCGATATCAAGTACGACGGTTGGATGACGATCGAATCGTTCGGCCGCGCGCTGCCGGACCTCGCCGCCGCGACAAAGGTGTGGCGCGACCTGTTCCCGTCCGCCGAGGACGTTTACACGAAGGGCATCAAGTTCATCAAGGAACAGTTGAGCGGTTCGGGCACGTGCTGCGGGTAGGGCCGCGTGTAGCGGCCGTAGCGAACTCATCAGATGTCCAACACGAGAGCCCGCGCGGTAACCCGCGCGGGCTCCGTTCGTTACCAGCGCGCCCCCCTTGCCCGCCGATGTAGGATGGGGCTGATCGCCCCCGCGGTGATCGGTGCTCACGGGAGGTTCGCGAATGAAACGAGTTTTGCGCTCGATAGCGATTTCGGCGATTGGGCTGAGTTTGACGACTGTAACGCTTGCCGCGCCACCAGCTTCGCCCGCTCCGGTCGCGCCGCCAGCGACGGCACAACCGAGCGCGCCGACCGCGCCGTGGGCAAACAAGTTCTTCTTGCCCGATATCGCGACCAACCGCGAACAGACCGCGCCCGCGATCATCACGCACAGCTTCGGTGAAGTGCCGCACGGGACGCTCTGCATTCACAAGTTCACGATCACGAACATTTACGACGTCCCGATGCAAATCACGGACGTGCGCAAGAGCTGCTCGTGTCTCGATTACGTGCCGATGGCGAAGGTGCTGGAGCCGAACGAGACGGCCGAGTTCACGGTCACGATGAACACGGCCAAGTTCGTCGGTCAGAACGCCCAGACCTTCTTCGTCACCTTCGGCCCCAAATTCGTGTCCACGGCCGCGATCCGCGTGTCCGCAACGAGCCGCACGGACGTGAGCGTCAACCCCGGCGCGGTGAGTTTCGGTACCGTTCCGCAGGGCACGCGGTTGAACCAGTCCGTGCAGGTGAAATACTCCGGGCGCACGCGCGATTGGAAAGTCACCGAAGTGGTACAGGGGAACTGGCCGTTCGAGGTGAAACTGTCCGAGGTGGCGCGCGGGGGGCCGCTCCGCGGGGGCGCGGAGTACCAAGTGGACGTGACGCTCAGCGGGAACACGGTGCCCGGGCCGATTTCCGAGCAGATCACGCTGAAGACGAACGATCCGACGAATCCGCTCATTCAAATCGGTGTAGGCGGGACCGTTGTCGCGCCGCTGGAGCTCGCGCCGGGTAAGGTGCGGCTCGAAGTGAAGGTGGGGGAATCCGCGACGCAGAAGATTCTGGTGCGGGCCGCGAAGCCGTTCAAGATCGTGGGCGTGGACGGCGCGGGCGACGGGGTCACGGTCGAACTACCCGCAGCGCCCGCGGCACTTCCGGTTCAGGTGATCGTGGTGAAGTTCGCGCCGAAGGAAGCGGGCGCGATCGCGCGGCAACTGCGCATCCGCACCGACCAGCCGGGAGAAGGTGCGGCTCTGCTCCCCGTTGAGGCCGAAGGCACGAAGTGAGATCGCCTAGCTTTAGGCGAACGGCCGGTGTCAGCCGGCCGGTGGTTGGGTACCGTGCGTGAACCGTCCTGCTGAATTGGACAGTAAAGAAGATTTTTGACAGGATCGACAGGATTCAAAATCAGGCGCCGAATGCTTTTCTTTTCTAAATCCTGTCGATCCTGTTAATCCTGTCAAAATCTTCTCTCTCTTTCTCTGACCGGCCGGCTGACACCGGCCGTTCGCCTTTACGCATTGTCCGCTGCGGTGTCGGTCGAGCCGCTCGGAACGTGCCCGCGATGGCCCCACTCCCACCCGCTTATTTCCGGCATATCGGTTCCGTGTTCGTTCACGTAGCGCCGGTGCTCGGCGTGTTTCGCTTCCATCGCCGCTTTCACGTCGGCCGCGCGAACAGACAGCCCCGGCGTGCGCTCGATCACATCGGTCACCAGTTTGAACCGGTCGATTTCGTTCAGCACGCACATATCGAACGGCGTGGTGGTGGTGCCCTCTTCCTTGTACCCGCGGACGTGCAAGTTCCGGTGGTTCGTCCGCCGGTAGGTGAGCCGGTGAATGAGCCACGGGTAGCCGTGGAAGTTGAAGATGACCGGTTTGTCCTTCGTGAACAGCGC
The Gemmata palustris DNA segment above includes these coding regions:
- a CDS encoding Tm-1-like ATP-binding domain-containing protein, giving the protein MSVLLVGTLDTKGAEFAYVRDRLQRAGVSVLVADAGVLAPPAFVPDISREAVFTAAGTNHAQVKTAADRGRAVELAAKGVAKLAADLHKRGELSGVLGLGGSAGTTIATAAMRALPVGVPKLMVSTLASGQVQHYVGTRDVMMMYSVVDIAGLNRISRAVLDNAADAMAGMVRGKPTPPSPFPSGRGDGGVGSSSLDKPVIAATMFGVTTPCVEAARKVLESAGYEVLVFHATGTGGRTMEGLIRDGLIAGVLDITTTELADELAGGVLSVGPDRLTAAAIMGVPQVVSLGALDMVNFGPRDTVPERYKQRLFYQHNPTVTLMRTTPEEMDRLGKDIAERTSAASGPTCVLVPLRGVSAIDAEGKPFWWPEADAALFQSVRNWIAPYVELVELDQHINDPAFAEACARKLLELIQKN
- a CDS encoding LysR family transcriptional regulator; translation: MSRVGISESQVRRLAHKVGAELVAERDRKAVEHRRRQLASRTGVVPEVVVVEVDGGRIRTRAAGAAPGVHEAQNKEDKIAGLATLKGPTFAADPCPEPPESFLCPRRVQRLVSQMKGHSGRDDTQETPDESTTAGVEPIATGSAGRWSPEKLVRTCVASLGSSCSFGPLVAAEAQERHFYEARRRAFVADGAAYNWSIHEGYFRDFEPVVDLLHVLCYVYSSARAVGGDESGGWRQYEAWMRSCWKGRVAEVLVELDGWHERLGESPAGEARTAEDRRDPRRLVAEARCYLRNNEKRMDYPRYRREGLPTTSSLVESLVGEFSARVKGKQKHWNRPDGAESILQLRAAVLSEDDRLSRYFTDRSGSPFRKRQPVEKDDTPNTQTAA
- a CDS encoding sugar phosphate isomerase/epimerase family protein, with translation MKLGMNLLLWTGQVTAEHFPLLAKLKAAGFDGVELPVFGGTPGDYKPVRAELDKLGLKCTTVTILTKETNAISPDAATRQKAVEWLKTVVEINHVLGAETVCGPYHSAIGEFSGTGPTGDEKKRSADVLRQVAEFAKQANLMMAVEYLNRFECYLITTAAQAVELVKMVDHPNLRTMYDSFHAHIEEKDPAAAIRTIAPVLAHVHISENDRGTPGSGQVNWDDTFGTLADIKYDGWMTIESFGRALPDLAAATKVWRDLFPSAEDVYTKGIKFIKEQLSGSGTCCG
- a CDS encoding DUF1573 domain-containing protein yields the protein MKRVLRSIAISAIGLSLTTVTLAAPPASPAPVAPPATAQPSAPTAPWANKFFLPDIATNREQTAPAIITHSFGEVPHGTLCIHKFTITNIYDVPMQITDVRKSCSCLDYVPMAKVLEPNETAEFTVTMNTAKFVGQNAQTFFVTFGPKFVSTAAIRVSATSRTDVSVNPGAVSFGTVPQGTRLNQSVQVKYSGRTRDWKVTEVVQGNWPFEVKLSEVARGGPLRGGAEYQVDVTLSGNTVPGPISEQITLKTNDPTNPLIQIGVGGTVVAPLELAPGKVRLEVKVGESATQKILVRAAKPFKIVGVDGAGDGVTVELPAAPAALPVQVIVVKFAPKEAGAIARQLRIRTDQPGEGAALLPVEAEGTK